In Plasmodium gaboni strain SY75 chromosome 14, whole genome shotgun sequence, one genomic interval encodes:
- a CDS encoding putative prefoldin subunit 2, translating to METKSNVESANISQAKESKLTYEQIEKDRVQLVSKIEELYQDVVEHKLVLEALESVPSDRRCYRMVGEVLVERTVGEIKPALLDHKNKVEQIIAECQKQLDQKNNEISNFIKSAKAGNLPSGMMNSNPSVDTNNLNDKEKKSDSIIF from the exons atggaaaCTAAGAGTAATGTTGAATCAGCTAATATAAGCCAGGCAAAAGAATCTAAATTAACATATGAACAAATTGAAAAGGATAGAGTTCAATTAGTTTCAAAGATAGAAGAATTATATCAAGATGTAGTTGAACACAA ATTAGTGCTTGAAGCTTTGGAAAGTGTACCTTCAGATAGAAGATGCTACAGAATGGTTGGAGAAGTTTTAGTTGAAAGAACAGTTGGGGAAATTAAGCCAGCTTTGTTGGACCATAAAAATaag GTCGAACAAATTATAGCTGAATGTCAAAAACAATTAGACCAAAAGAATAATGAAATAtcaaattttataaaaag tGCTAAGGCGGGAAATCTTCCAAGCGGTATGATGAACTCAAATCCGTCTGTTGATACGAATAATTTGaatgataaagaaaaaaaatcggacagtattatattttaa
- a CDS encoding hypothetical protein (conserved Plasmodium protein, unknown function): MSIPFHSSCFSKAPKYALQPVHENIGIPVFHKTPKIVEIPEIREITKFVESVKVVDIPIEQVRIVPKLKVREVEKIRHVPGPVEYIDIPQERIIHKVYKEIREKIHEIPQIEDIEIEVPIYVPTPIGPPKNIHVNIPLPYNVPKFYYTPNNRYSHIIPCDMPPHRTQIPDINFEEKTFNGYSEDKNICMTHDDNIIHSNRSMKYNKNENNMFDNNNFDNDINDKNIYDNNIFDNTSYYNSTNDNNIYDGNTYGNNMYDNISTYYEDQENNIHSRGKDKYINNNNNNYNNKYINNYYKNTPTKGILKNENISTSPGLQEHYYYSYSKCNRKNEGRAHHYDKDTYDDMNTWDNYAENMNYIYEDDEDENEYKNRKKRVTELIVKRKK, translated from the coding sequence atgtcTATCCCATTTCATTCTTCATGCTTTTCTAAAGCTCCTAAATATGCTCTACAACCTGTTCATGAAAATATTGGAATTCCTGTATTCCACAAAACCCCTAAAATTGTAGAAATTCCTGAAATTCGTGAAATTACAAAATTTGTAGAGTCTGTAAAGGTAGTCGATATACCAATTGAACAAGTTCGTATTGTTCCCAAATTGAAAGTAAGAGAAGTTGAAAAAATTAGGCATGTTCCCGGTCCAGTAGAATATATTGACATACCACAAGAACGTATAATACACAAGGTATACAAAGAGATAAGAGAAAAAATTCATGAAATACCACAGATTGAGGATATAGAAATTGAGGTACCCATATATGTTCCTACTCCTATAGGTCCTCCAAAGAATATACATGTGAATATTCCATTACCTTACAATGTTCCcaaattttattatacaCCTAACAACCGTTATTCACATATAATACCATGTGACATGCCTCCTCATAGAACACAAATACCCGATATAAACTTTGAGGAAAAAACTTTTAATGGTTATTCTGAGgacaaaaatatttgtatgacacatgatgataatataatacattcAAATAGAAGcatgaaatataataaaaatgagaataatatgttcgataataataactttgataatgatataaatgacaaaaatatatatgataataatatatttgataataCATCCTATTATAACAGTACcaatgataataatatctaTGATGGTAATACCTATGGaaataatatgtatgaTAATATTAGTACATATTACGAAGAtcaagaaaataatattcattcAAGGGGAAAAgacaaatatattaataataataataataattataataataagtatattaacaattattacaaaaataCTCCTACTAAAggtatattaaaaaatgaaaacaTTTCCACATCACCTGGGTTACAAgaacattattattattcttattcAAAATGtaatagaaaaaatgaagGAAGGGCTCACCATTATGATAAAGATACATATGATGATATGAATACTTGGGATAATTATGCagaaaatatgaattatatatatgaagatgatgaagatgaaaatgaatataaaaatcGTAAGAAACGTGTAACAGAACTTATTgttaaaagaaaaaaataa
- a CDS encoding hypothetical protein (conserved Plasmodium protein, unknown function): MKFNVKNNLEEQIKSLNNNNIPYKYYNPQNNINIHNYLCDKSIIYKCPSSSYLSLNELLKFVDSINNIKDEKINYMDSSMTYVKTQQKEGMLIQNERNEEKYNIHENNLNNRILRNEKTIFYQPESYHYDEHIQKVNHPNNNDIKNVSNYNNEDKITPQLVYHISSGLEENSSLKKEVTYSPKKNMPSQPPTQHNIILHNLLQCRTNLSKLNNIKDPEKLISTKNIKLLSLHRPNTIDDIKNLNLTGFGEDKIKKYGYEILKVFHSSYQDNNN; this comes from the coding sequence atgaagtTTAATGTTAAAAATAATCTTGAGGAACAGATAAAGTCCttaaacaataataatataccATATAAATACTATAATCCCcagaataatataaatattcataacTATTTATGTGATAAGAGTATAATATACAAGTGTCCGTCTAGTTCATATTTAAGCCTTAATGAATTGTTAAAATTTGTTGACagtataaataatataaaggatgagaaaattaattatatggATTCTAGTATGACATATGTGAAAACTCAACAAAAAGAAGGAATGTTAATACAAAATGAAAGgaatgaagaaaaatataatatacatgaaaataatttaaataatagaattttaagaaatgaaaaaacTATCTTTTATCAACCAGAAAGTTATCACTATGATGAACATATACAAAAGGTTAATCATccaaataataatgatataaaaaatgtaagTAATTACAATAATGAAGACAAAATAACTCCCCAATTGGTATATCATATAAGTAGTGGTTTGGAAGAAAATTCAAGCCTAAAAAAAGAGGTTACATATTcaccaaaaaaaaatatgcCCTCACAACCTCCTACTcaacataatattatattacacAATTTATTACAATGTCGAACTAACTTATCAAAgttgaataatattaagGATCctgaaaaattaattaGTACTAAAAATATCAAACTTCTTTCTTTACATCGTCCTAATACTAttgatgatataaaaaatttgaatCTAACTGGATTTGGTGAagataaaattaaaaaatatggataTGAAATTTTAAAAGTTTTTCATTCTAGTTATCAGGACAAcaataattaa